In one window of Zygosaccharomyces rouxii strain CBS732 chromosome E complete sequence DNA:
- the CET1 gene encoding polynucleotide 5'-phosphatase (highly similar to uniprot|O13297 Saccharomyces cerevisiae YPL228W CET1 Interacts with Ceg1p the mRNA capping enzyme alpha subunit removes gamma-phosphate from triphosphate-terminated RNA mRNA capping enzyme beta subunit RNA 5'-triphosphatase) — protein MSQDQKPVPKRALSLDDLVNHDDDAHKVRKTADDSIVENNSDETDTDDGEGKGGGVDFNTEMNFDYDKQEQSGRDSNASSSVNTIFDEKASLQSKKNNIKQDLRVLNEIAATSKPNKYKNTPIWAQKWKPTVKALQSIDTKDFKIDTSFLSIIPDDDLTKSVQDWVYATIFSIPPDLRPMVEMELKYGVIIDAKSPDRISPPVSTQAIYTDDGRMTPNVDQAVFEELKKYIHGVSELNENSGKFSVIESQTTDSLYRVGVATQRPRFLRMSTDLKTGRVAQFIEKRKVSSLLIFSPKDSYDMKLSINLEIPVPENEPPEKYKDQTPMSARTKTRVSYIHNDSCTRIDVTDVERLTKGPKGRDTSNNTFEVELEINTAALLNSFDNIATDSNMYASLIRTFLNNGTLIRRKMSSISYGIFEGQKKGM, from the coding sequence ATGAGTCAGGACCAGAAACCAGTTCCTAAGAGGGCATTATCACTGGATGATCTTGTAAACcacgatgatgatgctcATAAAGTGAGAAAAACGGCAGACGATTCAATTGTTGAGAATAATAGTGATGAGACAGATActgatgatggtgaaggGAAAGGTGGTGGCGTTGATTTTAATACGGAGATGAATTTTGACTACGACAAACAGGAACAGTCAGGAAGGGATTCCAACGCTTCTTCATCTGTGAATACGATTTTCGATGAGAAGGCATCCTTACAGTCCAAAAAGAACAATATTAAACAGGATTTAAGAGTTTTAAACGAAATTGCAGCTACTTCCAAACCCAACAAATATAAGAACACACCAATCTGGGCACAAAAATGGAAACCAACAGTGAAGGCTTTACAAAGTATAGATACgaaagatttcaaaattgacACTTCATTTTTAAGTATAATACcagatgatgatttgacTAAGTCGGTACAAGATTGGGTTTATGCAACGATTTTTTCCATCCCACCGGACTTGAGACCAATGGTCGAAATGGAATTAAAATACGGGGTTATAATAGATGCGAAATCACCAGATAGAATTAGCCCGCCCGTATCTACCCAAGCAATCTATACAGACGATGGTAGAATGACCCCAAATGTTGATCAAGCGGTGTTTGAAGAACTGAAGAAATATATTCATGGTGTAAGCgaattaaatgaaaatagCGGTAAATTTAGCGTTATTGAATCACAAACGACAGATTCGCTTTACAGAGTCGGTGTTGCTACACAACGACCCCGGTTTTTGAGAATGAGTACGGATTTGAAAACGGGTAGAGTCGCACAATTTATCGAAAAACGTAAAGTTAGTAGTTTACTCATTTTTTCACCCAAGGATTCATATGATATGAAATTATCAattaatttggaaattccAGTACCTGAAAATGAACCACCTGAGAAGTATAAGGACCAAACTCCAATGAGTGCACGTACAAAGACAAGAGTCTCTTACATCCATAACGACTCCTGTACTAGAATTGACGTTACCGATGTGGAAAGATTAACAAAAGGTCCAAAGGGTAGAGACACTAGTAATAACACTTTTGAAGTAGAATTAGAAATTAACACCGCGGCATTGCTGAATTCGTTCGATAACATTGCAACGGACAGCAACATGTACGCTTCACTAATAAGGACTTTCCTCAATAATGGTACTTTGATTAGAAGGAAAATGTCGTCAATCTCATATGGTATCTTTGAAGGACAGAAGAAAGGTATGTAG
- the SSO1 gene encoding syntaxin (similar to uniprot|P32867 Saccharomyces cerevisiae YPL232W SSO1 encode syntaxin homolog act in late stages of secretion post-Golgi t-SNARE) has translation MNYNPYESGVDDYEMRNTENVFDDSAAASTPYGPTGGEPNLNSSPVDVGGAGAGAGVGENDFVDFMGKINQINSGLDTYEQLINNVDSYHKRLLAEVNEDQEMQLRRMLDDIVAQAGTLQYQLRNEIKDVQREGLRDGSKQAQAENCRQRFLKAIQDYRIIESNYKEENKEQAMRQYMVVQPDATPDEVENAVSDVGGQQIFSQALLNANRRGEAKTALAEVQARHQELLKLEKTMAELTQLFNDMEEMVVEQQEQVDNIDKNVDDAQEDVEQGVGHTNKAVTSARRARRNKLRCWIIVFVIIIIILVASIVPAVVATQT, from the coding sequence atgaattacAATCCATATGAGTCCGGTGTGGACGACTACGAGATGAGAAACACTGAGAACGTTTTTGACGATTCTGCAGCAGCATCAACACCGTATGGTCCTACGGGGGGTGAACCAAACCTTAATAGTAGTCCAGTTGATGTaggtggtgctggtgctggtgctggtgttggtgaaaaCGATTTTGTAGATTTTATGGGTAAAATCAATCAGATTAACAGTGGGCTAGATACTTACGAGCAACTCATCAACAATGTTGATTCCTACCACAAGAGATTACTTGCTGAGGTCAATGAAGACCAGGAGATGCAGTTAAGACGTATGTTAGATGATATTGTTGCTCAAGCAGGAACCTTGCAGTATCAATTaagaaatgaaattaaagatGTTCAAAGGGAAGGTTTAAGAGATGGTAGTAAACAGGCACAGGCTGAAAATTGTAGACAAAGGTTTTTGAAGGCAATTCAAGATTACCGTATTATTGAATCTAATTATAAGGAGGAAAACAAGGAACAAGCAATGAGACAATATATGGTGGTTCAGCCTGACGCAACACCagatgaagtggaaaatgCAGTTAGTGATGTTGGTGGACAACAAATTTTCTCACAAGCACTTCTAAATGCTAACAGACGTGGTGAAGCAAAGACAGCGTTAGCCGAAGTTCAAGCAAGACatcaagaattgttaaaattggaaaagacAATGGCAGAATTGACCCAATTATTCAACGATATGGAAGAAATGGTTGttgaacaacaagaacaagttGATAATATTGACAAGAATGTGGACGATGCTCAAGAAGACGTGGAACAAGGTGTGGGTCATACGAATAAAGCTGTCACTAGTGCTCGTAGAGCAAGGAGAAACAAGTTGAGATGTTGGATCATCGTCttcgttattattattatcattctGGTGGCCTCCATTGTTCCGGCAGTTGTTGCTACTCAAACTTAA
- a CDS encoding uncharacterized protein (some similarities with uniprot|Q99395 Saccharomyces cerevisiae YPL229W Hypothetical ORF), translating to MQTDYMTMNNFTVGRKMMDGQPQGQAQQQIPVSPPQFNSPLLSGSSGSSVESDTLRYKSDMCKSFEDDLFYCPRSLLSAQEQVTCERMDMFLAEQFREYQLQAQITLSTRPKFNPYTSESFNPGTHGQ from the coding sequence ATGCAAACAGATTATATGACTATGAACAATTTTACAGTTGGCCGTAAAATGATGGATGGTCAACCACAGGGCCAAGCACAGCAGCAGATACCGGTAAGCCCACCACAGTTTAACTCACCACTACTTTCTGGTAGCAGTGGTAGTAGTGTTGAATCTGATACCCTAAGGTATAAAAGTGATATGTGCAAgtcttttgaagatgacCTTTTCTATTGCCCTCGTTCATTGTTATCTGCTCAAGAGCAGGTAACCTGCGAAAGAATGGATATGTTTTTGGCTGAGCAGTTCAGAGAATATCAGCTACAAGCCCAAATTACTCTAAGTACAAGACCAAAATTCAACCCATATACATCTGAAAGTTTTAACCCAGGAACCCACGGCCAGTGA
- the ALG5 gene encoding dolichyl-phosphate beta-glucosyltransferase (similar to uniprot|P40350 Saccharomyces cerevisiae YPL227C ALG5 UDP-glucose:dolichyl-phosphate glucosyltransferase involved in asparagine-linked glycosylation in the endoplasmic reticulum), with product MAFNDFKQLQNVDLKGFLTTAAIGLIVSGYLIIYLLSHTPRLPFDEELEYQTIDGKGGLVKKRLPNVCRGDSNKNKSNNDNNDEDILLSVVVPSYNETKRISHMLADAIAVLQKEMAHRWEIIIVDDGSKDGTSEYCLNLSEKVFQLQEGQLRVVKLSQNRGKGGAVRHGLLHIRGKYGLFADADGASQFNDVSKLIESIKQLEGPQGKPAVAIGSRSHMVNTDAVVKRSFIRNLLMYGLHTLVFVFGIRSIKDTQCGFKLFNRSAIESIFPYLHTEGWIFDVEILMLALRKKIPISEVAISWHEVDGSKMDLARDSINMAKDLVVIRMAYILRIYRDDKEC from the coding sequence ATGGCATTCAATGATTTCAAGCAATTGCAAAATGTGGATCTCAAGGGATTTTTGACTACAGCTGCTATAGGTCTAATTGTATCAGGTTACTTAATCATCTACCTACTCTCTCATACACCAAGATTACcctttgatgaagaattagaataTCAAACCATTGATGGTAAAGGTGGTTTAGTTAAAAAAAGATTGCCAAACGTTTGTCGAGGAGATAGCAATAAGAATAAgagtaataatgataataatgatgaagacaTTCTCTTGTCAGTGGTAGTTCCTAGCTACAATGAAACTAAGCGAATATCACATATGCTTGCAGATGCAATCGCGGTCTTACAGAAGGAAATGGCCCATAGGTGGGAAATTATTATTGTGGATGATGGTTCCAAGGATGGCACGTCAGAATACTGTCTAAACTTATCTGAAAAAGTTTTCCAGCTGCAAGAGGGTCAATTAAGAGTCGTTAAACTGAGTCAAAATCGTGGTAAAGGTGGCGCCGTTAGACATGGTCTTTTGCACATCAGGGGCAAATACGGGCTCTTCGCCGATGCGGATGGCGCTAGTCAATTTAATGATGTCAGCAAATTAATTGAAAGTATAAAGCAATTGGAAGGTCCTCAAGGTAAACCTGCAGTCGCGATCGGATCTCGTTCTCATATGGTTAACACAGATGCCGTGGTTAAAAGATCGTTCATTCGTAACTTGCTAATGTACGGATTGCATACTTTGGTATTTGTATTTGGTATTAGGTCCATCAAAGATACTCAATGCGGCTTTAAGCTGTTTAATAGAAGTGCAATTGAAAGCATTTTCCCCTATCTACATACTGAAGGTTGGATATTTGATGTTGAAATCCTTATGCTAGCGCTAAGGAAAAAAATACCGATTTCAGAAGTTGCCATTTCGTGGCATGAGGTTGATGGTTCtaaaatggatttagcTCGTGATAGTATTAACATGGCCAAGGATTTGGTTGTTATAAGAATGGCATACATCTTACGCATCTATAGAGATGATAAGGAGTGTTAA
- the FAS2 gene encoding trifunctional fatty acid synthase subunit FAS2 (highly similar to uniprot|P19097 Saccharomyces cerevisiae YPL231W FAS2 Alpha subunit of fatty acid synthetase which catalyzes the synthesis of long-chain saturated fatty acids contains beta-ketoacyl reductase and beta-ketoacyl synthase activities): protein MVMKPETEQELAHILLTELLAYQFASPVRWIETQDVFLKDLNSERVVEIGPSPTLSGMAQRTMKNKYESYDAALSLHRQVLCYAKDAREISYTPDPAELEAKERAVAEAAGGEAAPAPAATPAPSAAPSAAPAAAPAAAAPAAAPAAPAAGPVAELPDEAVKAGLLLRVLVAHKLKKPMDSIPMSKTIKDLVGGKSTVQNEILGDLGKEFSATPEKAEETPLEELAETFQETFSGSLGKQSSSLISRLISSKMPGGFTTTVARKYLQTRWGLASGRQDSVLLVALTNEPASRLGAEPDAKAFLDSMAQKYASIAGVDLSAASAGGSSGAAGGAAGAGGATIDAAAFEELNKDQRILARQQLQVLARYLKMDLNVGERKFLKEKDTIADLQAQLDFITNELGEYFISGISTSFSRKKARAFDSSWNWAKQSLLSLYFEIVHGVLKNVDREVVSEALNIMNRSNETLIKFMEYHVSHTDASRGENYKLVKDLGEQLIQNCKQVIDMDPVYRDISKPTGPKTVIDKNGNIRYSEEPKEKVRKFSEYVQEMALGGKLSKQSHSTIEEDLTRVYKAISAQAAEHDISGTTAQEFEKVYGDLMQFLQNSKEIDASQTTRLAGVVDDSLDKDSTKEVASLPTKSKISKSVSASIPRETIPFLHLRKKGSNGEWQYDRQLSSLFLDGLEKAAINGVTFKDSYVLITGAGKGSIGAEVLQGLLQGGAKVIVTTSRFSKPVTDFYQAVYAKYGAKNSTLVVVPFNQGSKQDVQQLVEYIYDDEKNGGLGWDLDAIIPFAAIPENGIELENIDSKSEFAHRIMMTNLMRIMGQVKIQKSERGVETRPAQVILPMSPNHGTFGGDGLYSESKLSLETLFNRWHSESWGNQMTVCGAIIGWTRGTGLMSANNIIAEGIEKAGVRTFSQKEMAFNLLGLLTPEVVELCQKSPVMADLNGSLQFLPSLKEFTNKLRSDLIETSEIRKAVSIETALEHKVVNGDNADAAHAKVEVQPKANIQLNFPALKPYEEVKKFSTQELEGLLDLERVIVVTGFSEVSPWGSARTRWEMEAYGQFSLEGCVEMAWIMGYIKYHNGNLKGRPYTGWVDAKTNEPVDDKDIKSKYESNILEHAGIRLIEPELFRGYNPEKKQMIQEVVVEEDLEPFETSKETAEQFKYEHGDKVDIFEIPESGEYTVKILKGATLYIPKALKFDRLVAGQIPTGWDARTYGVPEDIISQVDPITLFVLVSTVEAFISSGITDPYEMYKYVHVSEVGNCSGSGMGGVSALRGMFKDRYKDQPVQNDILQESFINTMSAWVNMLLISSSGPIKTPVGACATAVESVDIGVETILSGKAKICVVGGYDDFQEEGSYEFGNMKATSDTLDEFEHGRTPSEMSRPTTTTRNGFMEAQGCGLQVIMNADLALKMGVPIYGIVGLTATATDKIGRSVPAPGKGILTTAREHHGELKFPSPLLNIKYRKRQLVNRQKQIKEWVENELELLGIESEGVPTELRQVFYAERTEEIKREASKQLKSAQAQWGNEFYKSDPRIAPIRGALATYGLTVDDLGVASFHGTSTKANDKNESATINEMMKHLGRSEGNPVMGVFQKYLTGHPKGAAGAWMLNGAIQILNSGIVPGNRNADNVDKLLEQYEYVLYPSMSLKTNGIKAVSVTSFGFGQKGAQAIVIHPDYLYAAIDQATYEDYKLKVVSREKAAYKFFHNGMIHNKLFVGKDNPPYADELEQSVYLDPLARVSENKQSGSLEYEASALQQKDSYITANNRKTATIVSQLTQQTAAGSKQGSGVGVDVELISSVNADSETFVERNFTESEIAYCKAQPSAQSSFAGTWSAKEAVFKSLGVKSQGGGASLRDIEIVRDSTGGPQVTLHGEAKKAATQAGVTGVKVSISHDDFQSVAVAISEKN, encoded by the coding sequence ATGGTTATGAAACCTGAAACTGAGCAAGAGTTAGCTCATATCTTGCTAACTGAATTGTTAGCTTATCAATTCGCCTCTCCTGTGAGATGGATTGAGACTCAAGATGTCTTCTTGAAGGATCTGAACTCTGAACGtgttgttgaaattggtcCATCACCAACTCTATCTGGTATGGCTCAAAGAACTATGAAGAACAAATATGAGTCCTATGATGCCGCCTTGTCATTACATAGACAAGTTTTATGTTATGCAAAGGACGCAAGGGAAATTAGTTATACCCCAGATCCAGCTGAATTAGAGGCCAAGGAAAGAGCTGTTGCTGAAGCTGCTGGTGGCGAAGCTGCTCCTGCTCCTGCTGCTACTCCTGCTCCTTCTGCTGCTCCATCTGCCGCTCCTGCTGCCGCTCCTGCTGCCGCCGCTCCTGCTGCTGCTCCTGCTGCTCCTGCTGCTGGTCCAGTGGCAGAATTGCCAGATGAAGCCGTTAAGGCAGGTCTATTGTTACGTGTCTTGGTGGCTCataaattgaagaaaccaATGGATTCTATCCCCATGTCAAAGACcattaaagatttggttggtggtaaatctacTGTTCAAAACGAAATTTTGGGTGATTTGGGTAAAGAATTCAGCGCTACACCTGAAAAAGCTGAGGAAACAccattggaagaattggctGAAACTTTCCAAGAAACTTTCTCTGGTAGCTTGGGTAAACAATCATCATCCTTGATTTCAAGACttatttcatcaaagatgCCTGGTGGATTTACCACTACTGTGGCAAGAAAGTATTTGCAAACTCGTTGGGGTTTGGCTAGTGGTAGACAAGACTCTGTTTTGTTAGTCGCTTTGACCAATGAGCCTGCATCTCGTCTTGGTGCTGAACCTGATGCAAAGGCATTCTTAGACTCTATGGCTCAAAAATACGCTTCCATTGCAGGTGTAGACTTGTCTGCTGCTTCAGCTGGTGGTAGCTCCGGTGCTGCCGGTGGTGCTGCCGGTGCCGGTGGTGCTACTATCGATGCTGCCgcttttgaagaattgaacaaaGATCAAAGAATCTTGGCTCGTCAACAATTGCAGGTGTTGGCTCGTTACTTGAAGATGGATCTAAATGTTGGTGAGagaaaattcttgaaagaaaaggataCCATTGCAGACTTGCAAGCCCAATTGGATTTCATTACTAATGAGTTGGGTGAATATTTCATCAGCGGTATTTCAACTTCATTCTCTAGAAAGAAGGCTAGAGCTTTTGACTCCTCTTGGAATTGGGCTAAGCAATCCTTATTATCTCTatactttgaaattgttcacggtgttttgaaaaatgtcGATAGAGAAGTTGTCAGTGAAGCTTTAAACATCATGAACAGATCTAATGAGACTTTGATTAAGTTCATGGAATACCACGTCTCTCATACGGATGCTTCAAGAGGTGAAAACTACAAATTGGTCAAAGACTTGGGAgaacaattgattcaaaacTGTAAGCAAGTGATTGACATGGATCCTGTTTACAGAGACATTTCTAAACCAACTGGTCCTAAGACTGTTATCGATAAGAACGGTAACATCAGATATTCCgaagaaccaaaggaaAAGGTTAGAAAGTTCTCTGAATACGTACAGGAAATGGctcttggtggtaaattatCCAAACAATCTCATTCCACCAtcgaagaagatttgaCTCGTGTTTACAAGGCCATTAGCGCTCAAGCTGCTGAGCACGATATTTCTGGTACTACTGCACAAGAATTCGAGAAGGTTTATGGTGACTTGATGCAATTCTTGCAAAACTCTAAGGAAATTGATGCTTCTCAAACCACCAGATTGGCTGGTGTGGTTGATGATTCTCTTGATAAAGATTCTACCAAGGAAGTGGCTTCCTTGCCAACCAAATCTAAGATTTCTAAAAGTGTTTCTGCTTCAATTCCAAGAGAAACTATTCCTTTCCTACACTTAAGGAAGAAGGGTTCTAATGGTGAATGGCAATATGACCGTCAATTATCTTCCCTCTTTTTGGACGGTTTGGAAAAGGCTGCCATCAATGGTGTCACTTTTAAGGACAGTTATGTTTTGATTACCGGTGCTGGTAAGGGTTCCATTGGTGCTGAAGTATTGCAAGGTTTGTTACAAGGTGGTGCTAAGGTCATTGTCACTACTTCTCGTTTCTCTAAACCTGTTACTGATTTCTATCAAGCGGTCTACGCTAAATATGGTGCTAAGAATTCTACTTTGGTCGTGGTTCCATTCAATCAAGGTTCTAAACAAGATGTGCAACAATTAGTCGAGTACATCTAcgatgatgagaagaacGGCGGTTTAGGTTGGGATTTGGATGCTATCATTCCATTTGCTGCCATCCCAGAAAATGGTattgaattagaaaatatTGACTCTAAATCCGAATTCGCACACAGAATTATGATGACGAACCTGATGAGAATCATGGGTCAAGTTaagattcaaaaatctgaaaGAGGCGTTGAAACTAGACCAGCTCAAGTTATTTTGCCTATGTCTCCTAACCATGGTACTTTCGGTGGTGACGGTTTGTACTCTGAATCTAAATTGTCTCTAGAGACATTGTTCAACAGATGGCACTCTGAATCCTGGGGTAACCAGATGACAGTTTGTGGTGCCATTATCGGTTGGACAAGAGGTACCGGTCTAATGAGTGCCAACAACATCATTGCTGAAGGTATTGAAAAGGCTGGTGTTCGTACTTTCTCTCAAAAGGAAATGGCTTTCAACTTGTTGGGTCTATTGACTCCTGAAGTGGTTGAATTGTGCCAAAAATCACCAGTGATGGCCGATTTGAACGGTAGCTTGCAATTCTTGCCAAGCttgaaagaatttaccaacaaaTTGCGTTCTGATTTGATTGAAACTTCTGAAATCAGAAAGGCCGTCTCCATTGAAACCGCCTTGGAACACAAGGTGGTTAACGGTGATAATGCCGATGCTGCACATGCCAAGGTGGAAGTTCAACCAAAGGCTAAcattcaattgaacttcCCAGCTTTGAAACCTTATGAAGAGGTCAAGAAATTCTCCACTCAGGAATTGGAAGGTCTTTTAGATTTGGAAAGAGTTATCGTTGTTACCGGTTTCTCTGAAGTTAGTCCATGGGGTTCAGCCAGAACCAGATGGGAAATGGAAGCATATGGTCAATTCTCCTTGGAAGGTTGTGTTGAAATGGCTTGGATCATGGGTTACATTAAATACCATAACGGTAACTTGAAGGGCCGTCCATACACCGGTTGGGTTGACGCTAAGACCAATGAACCAGTGGACGATAAGGATATCAAGTCCAAGTATGAATCCAATATTCTAGAACATGCTGGTATTAGATTGATTGAACCAGAATTGTTTAGAGGTTACAACCCAGAAAAGAAGCAAATGATCCAAGaagttgttgttgaagaagactTGGAACCATTTGAGACTTCTAAGGAAACCGCTGAACAATTCAAGTACGAACACGGTGACAAGGTCgacatctttgaaatccCTGAATCTGGTGAATACACTGTTAAAATTTTAAAGGGTGCTACTTTGTATATTCCAAAGGCCCTAAAATTCGACCGTTTGGTCGCTGGTCAAATCCCTACCGGTTGGGATGCTAGAACTTACGGTGTGCCAGAAGATATCATATCTCAAGTGGACCCTATTACTTTATTCGTGTTGGTTTCTACCGTGGAGGCATTTATCTCCTCTGGTATTACTGATCCATACGAAATGTACAAGTATGTGCACGTCTCTGAAGTTGGTAACTGTTCTGGTTCTGGTATGGGTGGTGTCTCTGCTCTACGTGGTATGTTCAAGGACCGTTACAAGGACCAACCTGTACAAAACGATATTTTGCAAGaatctttcatcaataccatGTCGGCTTGGGTTAACATGTTGTTGATCTCTTCTTCCGGTCCTATCAAGACTCCTGTCGGTGCATGTGCTACCGCAGTGGAATCTGTTGATATTGGTGTGGAAACCATTTTGTCTGGTAAGGCTAAGATCTGTGTTGTTGGTGGTTACGATGActtccaagaagaaggttcTTACGAATTTGGTAACATGAAGGCTACTTCTGACACTTTGGATGAATTCGAACATGGTCGTACCCCAAGTGAAATGTCTAGACCTACAACCACTACCCGTAACGGTTTCATGGAAGCCCAAGGTTGTGGTTTGCAAGTCATCATGAATGCTGATTTGGCTTTGAAGATGGGTGTTCCTATCTATGGTATTGTTGGTTTGACTGCTACTGCTACCGACAAGATCGGTAGATCTGTTCCTGCACCAGGTAAGGGTATCTTGACTACTGCTAGAGAGCACCACggtgaattgaaattcCCAAGCCCATTGTTGAACATCAAATACAGAAAGCGCCAATTGGTTAACCGCCAAAAGCAAATCAAGGAATGGGTCgaaaatgaattggaattgttgGGTATTGAATCCGAAGGTGTTCCAACTGAATTGAGACAAGTCTTCTATGCTGAACGTACTGAGGAAATCAAACGTGAAGCTTCTAAACAATTGAAGAGTGCACAAGCACAATGGGGTAACGAGTTCTACAAGAGTGACCCACGTATTGCACCAATCAGAGGTGCTTTGGCCACTTATGGTCTAACCGTTGACGACTTGGGAGTTGCCTCTTTCCACGGTACTTCCACTAAGGCTAATGATAAGAACGAATCTGCTACTATCAATGAAATGATGAAACACTTAGGTAGATCTGAAGGTAACCCAGTGATGGGTGTGTTCCAGAAATACTTGACTGGTCATCCAAAGGGTGCTGCCGGTGCTTGGATGTTGAATGGTGCCATCCAGATTTTGAACAGTGGTATTGTCCCTGGTAACCGTAATGCCGATAACGTTGATAAACTTTTGGAACAATACGAATACGTTTTGTACCCATCTATGTCTCTAAAGACCAACGGTATTAAGGCTGTTTCTGTGACTTCTTTCGGTTTTGGTCAAAAGGGTGCTCAGGCTATTGTCATCCATCCAGACTACTTGTATGCCGCTATTGACCAAGCTACATACGAAGATTACAAGTTAAAGGTTGTTTCTAGAGAAAAGGCTGCTTACAAGTTCTTCCACAATGGTATGATCCACAACAAGTTGTTTGTCGGTAAAGACAATCCTCCATACGCTGACGAATTGGAACAATCTGTTTACTTGGATCCATTGGCAAGAGTCTCTGAAAACAAACAGAGTGGTTCATTGGAATACGAAGCTAGCGCTTTGCAACAGAAAGATAGTTACATCACTGCAAACAACAGAAAGACAGCTACAATTGTTAGCCAATTGACCCAACAAACTGCAGCTGGTTCTAAGCAAGGTAGCGGTGTTGGTGTTGACGTTGAATTGATCAGCAGTGTTAATGCAGACAGCGAAACTTTTGTCGAACGTAATTTCACCGAAAGCGAAATTGCTTACTGTAAGGCTCAACCAAGTGCACAAAGTTCCTTTGCAGGTACTTGGTCAGCTAAGGAAGCTGTTTTCAAGTCTCTTGGTGTTAAATCTcaaggtggtggtgcaaGCTTGAGAGATATTGAAATCGTCAGAGACAGCACCGGTGGTCCACAAGTGACTCTTCACGGTGAAGCCAAAAAGGCTGCTACTCAAGCCGGTGTCACTGGTGTTAAGGTCTCCATCTCTCACGACGACTTCCAATCCGTTGCCGTCGCTATCTCTGAGAAGAACTAA
- a CDS encoding Hsp20/alpha crystallin family protein (similar to uniprot|P15992 Saccharomyces cerevisiae YBR072W HSP26 Small heat shock protein with chaperone activity that is regulated by a heat induced transition from an inactive oligomeric (24-mer) complex to an active dimer induced by heat upon entry into stationary phase and during sporulation): MFSTPFFDFFDNINNEVENVHNILGYSRDRDYPSRRQLTSGRENDSGKIQKRPHRNNNQRLLSTRLNKWFDDDWSLSDFDLGPTNIVPPVDLFDHEENYEARITIPGVDDSKNINLEYHKDGNEIVVSGEVPSTVTEHNRDNVKVKEVVSGQFKRVITLPENPGVNAEEINANYKNGVLSLRIPKLKQSKKDNVRKIEVAGDE; encoded by the coding sequence ATGTTCAGTACACcattttttgattttttcgACAACATTAACAACGAAGTGGAGAACGTCCACAATATTTTGGGATATTCTAGAGACAGAGATTATCCTTCAAGACGTCAATTGACATCTGGTAGAGAGAATGACTCTGGCAAGATTCAAAAGAGACCTCATAGGAATAACAATCAACGTCTGTTGTCAACGAGGTTGAATAAGTGGTTTGATGACGATTGGTCGTTGTCTGATTTCGATTTAGGTCCCACCAACATAGTTCCACCGGTAGATCTATTTGACCATGAAGAAAATTACGAGGCTCGTATTACTATCCCTGGTGTGGATGATAGTAAGAATATTAATTTAGAGTACCATAAGGATGGCAATGAGATCGTCGTCAGTGGTGAAGTGCCTTCTACTGTCACAGAACACAATAGAGACAACGTTAAAGTTAAAGAAGTCGTATCAGGCCAATTTAAGCGTGTAATTACTCTACCAGAGAATCCTGGTGTCAACGCTGAAGAGATCAATGCAAATTACAAGAACGGTGTCTTGAGTCTACGCATACCCAAACTGAAGCAATCGAAAAAGGATAACGTTCGCAAAATTGAAGTGGCTGGAGACGAGTGA